The Accipiter gentilis chromosome 7, bAccGen1.1, whole genome shotgun sequence genome includes a region encoding these proteins:
- the CIDEC gene encoding cell death activator CIDE-3 isoform X2: protein MDYAKSLSLRLAAPVSKCVSASASMTQQLLSSPAPRPRPYRVCNWDRSLRKGIMAQSLAELLRQAQSALLAPGPVSLVLDEDGTAVETEAFFRTLEEGTVLMALSKGQTWAPSKTPGYQLSLSRKPPRRIDVACVTFDLYKTSPRDLGCLNVKATLYGTYSMSYDLRCYGAKRLMKEALRWTLFTMQATGHVLLGTSCYMQQLLDATEEPKETESSPALRSPLPCSLPPLPRRKTLQ, encoded by the exons ATGGATTATGCCAAGTCCCTGAGCCTGCGCCTGGCTGCCCCCGTCTCCAA ATGTGTCTCGGCAAGTGCCTCCATGACCCAGCAGCTACTGTCGAGCCCGGCCCCGAGACCCCGACCCTACCGTGTCTGCAACTGGGACCGCAGCCTGCGCAAGGGCATCATGGCACAGAGCCTCGCCGAGCTGCTGCGCCAG GCTCAGAGCGCCCTGCTCGCCCCGGGTCCTGTCTCACTGGTGCTGGATGAGGATGGCACCGCGGTGGAGACGGAGGCTTTCTTTCGGACGCTGGAGGAGGGGACGGTGCTGATGGCCCTGAGCAAGGGGCAGACATGGGCTCCCTCCAAG ACGCCTGGCTACCAGCTAAGCCTGTCCCGCAAGCCCCCTCGGAGGATCGACGTCGCCTGCGTCACCTTCGACCTCTACAAGACCAGCCCGCGGGACCTGGGCTGCCTCAATGTCAAAGCCACGCTCTACGGCACCTACAGCATGTCCTACGACCTGCGCTGCTACGGGGCCAAGCGGCTGATGAA GGAAGCCCTGCGCTGGACGCTCTTCACCATGCAGGCTACCGGCCATGTCCTGCTTGGCACCTCTTGCTACATGCAGCAGCTCCTGGATGCCACGGAGGAACCGAAGGAGACAGAGAGCAGCCCAGCGCtgcgcagccccctgccctgcagcctcccacccctgccccgcaGGAAGACGCTGCAGTGA
- the CIDEC gene encoding cell death activator CIDE-3 isoform X1, translating to MHVLKCTNTHGCTPKCTYVGTRRGAGWTVLLAKMDYAKSLSLRLAAPVSKCVSASASMTQQLLSSPAPRPRPYRVCNWDRSLRKGIMAQSLAELLRQAQSALLAPGPVSLVLDEDGTAVETEAFFRTLEEGTVLMALSKGQTWAPSKTPGYQLSLSRKPPRRIDVACVTFDLYKTSPRDLGCLNVKATLYGTYSMSYDLRCYGAKRLMKEALRWTLFTMQATGHVLLGTSCYMQQLLDATEEPKETESSPALRSPLPCSLPPLPRRKTLQ from the exons ATGCACGTGCTGAAATGTACGAACACGCACGGTTGTACACCTAAATGCACGTACGTAGGCACACGCAGAGGTGCAG GCTGGACCGTGCTCCTTGCAAAGATGGATTATGCCAAGTCCCTGAGCCTGCGCCTGGCTGCCCCCGTCTCCAA ATGTGTCTCGGCAAGTGCCTCCATGACCCAGCAGCTACTGTCGAGCCCGGCCCCGAGACCCCGACCCTACCGTGTCTGCAACTGGGACCGCAGCCTGCGCAAGGGCATCATGGCACAGAGCCTCGCCGAGCTGCTGCGCCAG GCTCAGAGCGCCCTGCTCGCCCCGGGTCCTGTCTCACTGGTGCTGGATGAGGATGGCACCGCGGTGGAGACGGAGGCTTTCTTTCGGACGCTGGAGGAGGGGACGGTGCTGATGGCCCTGAGCAAGGGGCAGACATGGGCTCCCTCCAAG ACGCCTGGCTACCAGCTAAGCCTGTCCCGCAAGCCCCCTCGGAGGATCGACGTCGCCTGCGTCACCTTCGACCTCTACAAGACCAGCCCGCGGGACCTGGGCTGCCTCAATGTCAAAGCCACGCTCTACGGCACCTACAGCATGTCCTACGACCTGCGCTGCTACGGGGCCAAGCGGCTGATGAA GGAAGCCCTGCGCTGGACGCTCTTCACCATGCAGGCTACCGGCCATGTCCTGCTTGGCACCTCTTGCTACATGCAGCAGCTCCTGGATGCCACGGAGGAACCGAAGGAGACAGAGAGCAGCCCAGCGCtgcgcagccccctgccctgcagcctcccacccctgccccgcaGGAAGACGCTGCAGTGA
- the ZC3H18 gene encoding zinc finger CCCH domain-containing protein 18 isoform X8: MKKQMSSTDYWVLMDVSDSPERNPCSPDEEDQHLSDDEVLKESGSDRELDGEGGQGSVLGEEEEDAARGLSHGEEENHSDEEDRLSETKSQESDNNEQSGELKSPPPRKGEEEDRTNDLGDEASSVTRELDEHELDYDEEVPEEPSAAAAEEDGEKAAGEDDEEEEKGDDAHEDEKKSSSKSDDEKDGQDPLKEKKKEEDDGEIDDGEIDDDDLEEGEVKDPSDRKVRPRPTCRFFMKGHCTWGMNCRFIHPGVNDKGNYSLISKPEPFSPNGAPPIGPHPLMPANPWGGPVVDEILPPPPPDPPTESAWERGLRHAKEVLKKATMRKEQEPDFEEKRFTVTIGEDEREFDKENEFFRDWNYRITRDVRDPAEVDIKENINYGLDPYTDPYYDYEIERFWRGGQYENFRVQYTDPDPYRNYRVSKERERERERERENRQRERERERERERERERRQRERERERERERDKERQRRKEEWERERERVKRDEKDRQHRDRDRDRDRDRDREREKEKEKPKPRSPLLPSRQPEPPKKEKEATTITTTQSKRADEWKDPWRRSKSPKKKLGVSVSPSRARRRRKTSASSASASGSSRSSSRSSTYSGSGSSRSRSRSSSYSSYSSRSSRHSSFSGSRSRSRSFSSSPSPSPTPSPHKPLAKAKGELLPPAGKGEKSVKKLAALPVPQPLTKITTAAPEPAKPGDNREARRKERQTRTPPRRRTISGSISGSASSYSGSSSRSRSLSRSLSRSHSRSSSASVSHSPSGSRKSRSLSVSSVSSVSSASSSSSSVRSADSEDMYADLASPVSSASSRSPTPAQQKKGRVKKRR; this comes from the exons ATGAAGAAGCAGATGAGTAGCACGG ACTATTGGGTACTGATGGACGTTTCCGACAGCCCTGAGCGAAACCCCTGCTCTCCTGATGAAGAGGACCAGCATCTTTCCGATGACGAAGTCCTGAAGGAGAGTGGTTCAGACCGGGAACTTGATGGAGAGGGTGGGCAAGGCAGCgtcctgggagaggaggaggaggatgcagccAGGGGACTGAGTCATGGTGAAGAAGAGAACCACTCAGATGAAGAGGATCGCTTAAGCGAAACCAAGTCTCAGGAGTCTGACAACAACGAGCAGAGTGGGGAGCTTAAGAGCCCTCCGCCTCgcaaaggagaggaggaagaccGGACAAATGACCTTGGTGATGAAGCATCCTCTGTCACCCGCGAACTAGATGAGCACGAGTTGGACTATGATGAGGAAGTTCCTGAGGAaccaagtgctgctgctgcagaggaggatgGTGAGAAAGCTGCTGGTGAGgatgatgaggaagaggagaaaggagatgaTGCCCATGAAGATGAGAAAAAATCCAGCAGTAAAAGTGACGATGAAAAGGATGGCCAGGATCCCCtcaaggagaagaagaaagaagaagatgaTGGAGAAATTGATGATGGAGAAATTGAT GATGATGACTTGGAAGAAGGAGAAGTTAAAGACCCCAGTGACAGAAAAGTGAGGCCACGTCCCACCTGCCGATTTTTCATGAAAG GTCACTGTACTTGGGGCATGAACTGTCGATTTATTCACCCTGGTGTGAATGACAAAGGAAACTATTCCTTGATCTCCAAGCCTGAGCCCTTCTCCCCAAATGGTGCTCCTCCTATCGGCCCCCACCCACTGATGCCAGCCAACCCTTGG GGAGGGCCAGTTGTTGATGAAATCTTACCTCCACCCCCTCCAGACCCTCCAACAGAAAGTGCCTGGGAGAGAGGACTCCGGCATGCTAAAGAG GTATTAAAAAAGGCAACTATGAGAAAAGAACAGGAGCCTGACTTTGAGGAGAAGAGATTCACTGTGACTATTGGAGAAGACGAGCGTGAATTTGACAAAGAAAACGAGTTTTTCCGTGACTGGAATTACCGCATCACCAGAGACGTCAGAGATCCAGC GGAGGTGGACATCAAAGAAAACATTAACTATGG GCTTGATCCCTATACAGATCCCTATTATGACTATGAAATAGAACGGTTCTGGCGTGGTGGGCAGTATGAGAATTTCAGGGTTCAGTATACAGACCCAGATCCATACCGTAACTACAGAGTAAGTAAG gaaagagagCGAGAacgggagagggaaagagagaacagaCAACGAGAAAGGGAACGCGAGAGGGAGCGAGAACGCGAGCGAGAGCGGCGCCAGCGGGAGCGAGAACGAGAAAGGGAACGGGAGCGTGACAAGGAGCGCCAGCGGCGGAAAGAAGAGTGGGAACGTGAGAGAGAACGAGTGAAGAGAGATGAAAAAGACAGGCAGCACAGGGACCGGGACAGGGACCGAGACCGGGACAGGGACCGGGAAcgtgaaaaggagaaagaaaaaccaaagcccCGGTCCCCGCTGCTACCAAG CCGTCAGCCTGAGCCAccaaagaaggagaaggaggcaacCACAATTACCACCACTCAGTCAAAGAGAGCAGATGAATGGAAGGACCCCTGGCGCCGATCCAAGTCCCCCAAAAAGAAACTTGGTGTGTCTGTCTCTCCCAGCCGTGCACGTAGGCGCCGAAAAACCTCTGCTTCTTCAGCGTCTGCTTCTGGCTCTTCAAG gtcCTCTTCTCGTTCATCCACCTATTCTGGTTCAGGTTCCTCGCGATCTCGTTCCAGATCATCTTCTTACAGCTCTTACTCTAGTCGCTCTTCAAGACACAGCTCTTTCTCAGGCAGCAGGTCCAG ATCACGGTCCTTCTCATCTTCACCCTCTCCTTCTCCAACACCGTCTCCACATAAGCCGCTTGCGAAAGCTAAAGGGGAGTTATTACCACCTGCTGGTAAAGG tGAAAAATCTGTGAAGAAACTAGCTGCCCTTCCAGTCCCTCAGCCACTCACTAAAATTACAACAGCTGCACCGGAGCCAGCCAAACCAGGGGATAATCGAGAGGCAAGAAGGAAGGAACGTCAGACAAGGACTCCACCCAGGAG GCGGACTATCAGCGGCAGCATcagtggcagtgccagcagcTACAGTGGTTCCAGTTCCCGATCTAGGTCCTTGTCTCGGTCTCTCTCCAGATCTCATTCCAGATCATCATCTGCCTCAGTCTCCCACTCCCCGTCTGGGTCCAGGAAATCCAG